In one window of Acidobacteriota bacterium DNA:
- a CDS encoding IS4/IS5 family transposase → MRAAGPWLCWLAQQERGTAALPLGTVGGRVRAVDATTVCEPGSTGGDWRVHYAVNLADLQCDFFQLTEIGESGETFRRVPVNEGDIMLGDRVYAAPPGVAHVLGGGGDVIVRLNRQALPMYDSRRRRMDLAARMRRLPGHSRAEYRSWVKGPQGDWIAGRIVALRQSAEVTRWWRKRMLRRAQRDQQTVSPLSLELAEYFMLWTSLQGLPAAEVLELYRLRWQIELVFERMKSILGLGHLPKKDPLSAQAWLQGRLFVGLLTERMVDAAASFFPWGYPLATAAQSVVGN, encoded by the coding sequence TTGCGAGCTGCAGGGCCCTGGCTCTGTTGGTTGGCGCAGCAGGAGCGGGGGACGGCAGCGCTGCCGTTGGGGACGGTTGGCGGAAGAGTTCGCGCGGTGGACGCTACGACGGTCTGCGAGCCGGGCAGCACGGGAGGAGATTGGCGCGTGCACTATGCGGTGAATCTGGCTGACTTGCAGTGCGACTTTTTTCAGCTGACGGAAATAGGGGAGAGCGGCGAGACCTTTCGCCGGGTGCCGGTGAACGAGGGCGACATTATGCTCGGCGACCGCGTGTATGCGGCCCCGCCAGGGGTGGCTCATGTCCTCGGAGGCGGCGGAGATGTCATCGTGCGCCTCAACCGGCAGGCTCTGCCGATGTACGACTCTCGGCGTCGGCGGATGGATTTGGCAGCCCGCATGCGGAGACTGCCCGGGCATTCGCGCGCCGAGTACCGGTCTTGGGTAAAAGGTCCGCAGGGCGACTGGATCGCCGGACGCATAGTGGCGCTGCGACAGAGTGCAGAGGTTACGCGATGGTGGCGTAAGCGGATGTTGCGCAGGGCGCAGCGCGATCAGCAAACCGTCTCCCCGCTCTCACTGGAACTGGCCGAATACTTTATGCTCTGGACCAGCCTCCAGGGGCTTCCCGCCGCCGAGGTTCTCGAACTCTACCGCCTGCGCTGGCAAATCGAACTGGTCTTTGAACGGATGAAATCGATCCTGGGGCTCGGTCACCTGCCCAAGAAAGACCCGCTCAGCGCACAGGCCTGGCTGCAAGGCAGACTCTTCGTGGGCCTGCTCACGGAACGCATGGTCGATGCGGCAGCGTCGTTTTTCCCCTGGGGCTATCCCTTGGCAACCGCGGCGCAGTCGGTGGTGGGAAATTGA
- a CDS encoding serine/threonine protein kinase, with amino-acid sequence MVGQVLGHYHIDAKVGEGQFAVLYKARDIRLDRTVAVKVLKENSLQPDTTWGRLLREARMASILNHPNICILYDIGEDQDINYIVLEFVEGKTLRAILDSGPLPVQHAFHFGIQIAEATAYTHGAGILHRDLKCANIMVTPRGRIKLVDFGLSKLVEEERRKEGKASDSSAQEIGWLVGTLPYLAPELLHGEKATTQSGVWSLGVVLFEMLTGELPFSGQSPFELGMDIMTGTMKLLPMTIPAGLRAITQRCLARDKEDRYYSAVEVLNHLQSEYTTFQIRAVLANHPSSQNQWSRAGWLRSLLSRIGWVFLGN; translated from the coding sequence ATGGTCGGCCAGGTTTTGGGCCATTATCATATCGATGCAAAGGTTGGTGAAGGTCAGTTCGCGGTCCTTTATAAAGCCCGCGATATTCGGCTGGATCGGACGGTTGCGGTCAAGGTCCTCAAAGAAAATTCCCTGCAGCCCGATACGACCTGGGGACGACTGTTGCGGGAGGCCCGAATGGCCTCGATCCTGAACCATCCCAACATCTGTATCCTTTATGATATTGGCGAAGATCAAGACATCAACTATATTGTCCTGGAGTTCGTGGAAGGCAAGACACTACGGGCGATCCTTGATTCGGGTCCTCTGCCGGTCCAACACGCCTTTCATTTCGGCATACAGATTGCCGAGGCAACGGCGTATACCCACGGTGCTGGAATCCTGCACCGGGATCTAAAGTGCGCAAATATCATGGTGACTCCCAGAGGCCGGATCAAACTGGTTGACTTCGGCCTCTCCAAATTGGTCGAAGAGGAGAGGAGAAAAGAGGGTAAGGCCTCTGATTCCTCCGCCCAAGAAATAGGATGGCTCGTCGGAACTCTTCCCTATTTGGCCCCTGAGCTTCTGCATGGGGAAAAAGCAACGACGCAGTCCGGTGTCTGGTCTCTGGGCGTAGTCTTGTTTGAGATGCTCACCGGGGAGCTGCCATTCTCCGGTCAATCACCGTTCGAGTTGGGTATGGACATCATGACAGGGACTATGAAACTTTTGCCCATGACCATTCCTGCCGGTTTAAGGGCCATAACTCAAAGGTGCTTGGCGAGAGATAAGGAGGACCGCTATTATTCAGCCGTTGAAGTGCTCAATCATCTCCAATCAGAATACACTACATTTCAGATCAGAGCTGTTCTTGCCAATCACCCTTCTTCACAGAATCAATGGTCCCGTGCAGGGTGGTTGAGGTCCCTCCTGAGTCGGATCGGATGGGTATTCCTCGGTAATTGA
- a CDS encoding sugar phosphate isomerase/epimerase, translated as MHRRHSLAQTVTAWALALADGAAAESSGNFSPCLNESTTLNAPFENDCGAYSAAGLKHIELWFAKPRNQSWEPSRVASLLRQHGLTPVSACASGDSLGRQQGDIESHLQQEFEMCQALDIPRYIVFSSIGDKIEQDDYKVATGRFVKLAELAARYHVGIAFEFIARSALIGSLVTSLRVLREARQPNTGICLDTFHFFVAVSKFEDLDQHPSGRD; from the coding sequence ATGCACCGACGCCATTCTCTCGCGCAGACGGTAACGGCATGGGCCTTGGCGCTCGCGGACGGAGCCGCAGCAGAATCGTCCGGGAACTTTTCGCCTTGCCTGAACGAGTCCACCACGCTCAATGCGCCGTTCGAAAACGATTGCGGGGCTTATTCCGCCGCGGGGCTCAAGCACATTGAGCTTTGGTTTGCCAAGCCGCGGAATCAAAGCTGGGAACCGTCGCGGGTGGCAAGCCTGTTGCGACAACACGGCCTGACACCCGTTTCCGCCTGCGCCTCAGGAGACAGCCTGGGCCGGCAGCAGGGAGATATCGAGTCCCATCTCCAACAGGAATTTGAGATGTGTCAGGCGCTCGATATTCCCCGTTACATTGTGTTTTCCTCCATCGGCGACAAGATAGAGCAGGATGACTACAAGGTCGCCACAGGGCGGTTTGTGAAGCTGGCGGAACTTGCGGCGCGCTACCATGTGGGAATCGCATTTGAGTTTATCGCCCGTTCGGCGCTTATCGGATCGCTCGTTACATCGCTCCGGGTGCTGCGTGAGGCCCGGCAGCCCAACACCGGCATTTGTTTGGACACATTTCATTTCTTTGTGGCGGTCAGTAAGTTCGAGGACCTCGATCAACATCCATCCGGGAGAGATTGA
- a CDS encoding sugar phosphate isomerase/epimerase: protein MHFHDVPKAIPREILVGRDRIPPSQGVIPLRKVTAALSRIGYTGNLSTELFGAQYQNGNPQTVAQLYYKALQPFCGREKP from the coding sequence GTGCACTTCCACGACGTTCCGAAGGCGATCCCACGGGAAATTCTTGTTGGTCGGGACCGCATTCCGCCAAGCCAGGGCGTGATTCCACTCAGGAAGGTCACGGCCGCGCTGAGCCGCATTGGTTACACCGGCAACCTGAGTACGGAACTGTTCGGAGCACAGTATCAGAATGGAAATCCTCAGACTGTGGCACAACTCTACTACAAAGCTCTCCAACCCTTCTGCGGGCGAGAGAAGCCTTGA
- a CDS encoding D-aminoacylase yields MAWSGEKSSRNNGLGLGDTCCSCGYSRLRQHKSMKPVVSGPASMLAREQNLVDLLIKNGIVVDGSGGPAFSADIVVDGGRICEVGDCKIKQATKIIDAHGLAVCPGFIDMHTHSDISLLANPRQESKVMQGVTTEVLGQDGLSYAPVDAVTLSTLRKSLTALNGDAEGVSWDWTSVGDFLSRFDGNVAVNVCYLVPHAAIRLMVLGEEDRLATDGELARMQAAVVEAMREGAVGFSTGLTYAPCAFSDTRELVACCRGIEPFGGYFAPHLRSYGGHFTSAIEEALQVARESSVSLHLTHFHCSFEVNKDRVEEILAHLDQAAATGIKVTLDSYPYTAGSTFLGGFFPSWVHGGGPNKFLARISSLNDRKRIQREMEEEGCDGYSHVPVEWEKIAVAGVGSLKNQWMAGKSVAELARLTGKSAFDFACGLLIDENLQVSCLAFFGYDKNVQAIMKHPAHMVGTDGLLVGSRPHPRAYGTFARYLQHYTRELKLLTLEACIQKMTSLPAAVLGLHDRGFVRKGQIADLVVFNPESVEDTATYENPRNHPRGIQFVLVNGKVVVEYGKHTGVLAGQVLRRHA; encoded by the coding sequence ATGGCGTGGAGCGGGGAGAAGAGCAGTCGGAACAATGGCCTGGGGCTTGGGGATACTTGTTGTAGCTGTGGTTATTCTCGGCTTCGCCAGCACAAAAGCATGAAGCCGGTTGTATCGGGCCCGGCCTCTATGTTGGCGAGGGAGCAAAACTTGGTTGACCTGCTGATCAAGAACGGCATAGTTGTAGACGGAAGCGGCGGTCCCGCGTTTTCCGCCGACATCGTGGTAGATGGCGGAAGAATTTGCGAAGTCGGTGACTGCAAAATTAAGCAAGCCACAAAAATTATCGATGCACATGGGCTGGCGGTGTGCCCGGGATTTATCGACATGCACACCCATTCTGACATTTCGTTGTTGGCCAATCCGCGCCAGGAAAGCAAGGTAATGCAAGGAGTGACCACCGAGGTTTTAGGCCAGGATGGTCTCTCCTATGCTCCCGTCGATGCTGTAACCCTTTCAACTTTGAGAAAGAGTCTGACGGCGTTGAATGGCGATGCCGAGGGTGTTTCCTGGGATTGGACGAGCGTGGGGGACTTCCTGAGCCGGTTCGACGGGAACGTCGCCGTTAACGTCTGTTACCTGGTGCCCCATGCAGCCATTCGACTAATGGTCCTTGGTGAAGAGGATCGTTTGGCGACCGATGGCGAGCTTGCACGCATGCAAGCTGCCGTCGTCGAGGCAATGCGGGAAGGCGCCGTAGGCTTTTCGACAGGGCTCACTTACGCTCCGTGCGCGTTTTCTGATACCAGGGAATTGGTGGCCTGCTGCCGGGGAATTGAGCCCTTCGGAGGTTATTTTGCGCCTCACTTGAGAAGCTACGGAGGGCATTTTACATCGGCGATCGAAGAGGCTTTGCAAGTGGCCCGTGAAAGCAGTGTCTCCCTTCATTTGACCCACTTTCATTGCTCCTTCGAAGTGAATAAGGACCGGGTAGAGGAAATTTTAGCCCACCTCGATCAAGCGGCCGCGACCGGAATCAAAGTTACCTTGGATTCCTACCCCTACACGGCCGGATCGACATTCCTGGGTGGCTTCTTTCCCTCCTGGGTCCATGGAGGAGGGCCGAACAAGTTCCTGGCAAGAATTTCTTCCCTAAATGACCGGAAAAGAATCCAGAGGGAAATGGAAGAGGAGGGTTGTGACGGGTACAGTCACGTTCCCGTCGAGTGGGAAAAGATTGCCGTCGCCGGTGTAGGAAGCTTAAAGAATCAATGGATGGCAGGAAAATCTGTGGCGGAGCTTGCACGCTTGACAGGGAAAAGTGCTTTTGATTTCGCCTGTGGGCTGCTTATCGACGAAAACCTGCAGGTTAGCTGCCTTGCTTTCTTCGGGTACGACAAGAACGTTCAGGCAATCATGAAACATCCGGCACACATGGTGGGTACCGATGGCCTTTTGGTTGGTTCACGCCCTCATCCCCGAGCCTACGGTACTTTTGCGCGTTACTTGCAGCACTACACTCGCGAGCTCAAGCTCCTGACCCTCGAGGCATGTATTCAAAAAATGACCTCGCTGCCTGCAGCCGTCCTGGGTTTGCACGATCGGGGGTTCGTTCGCAAAGGTCAGATCGCGGATTTGGTCGTTTTCAATCCGGAGTCCGTCGAAGATACCGCCACGTACGAGAATCCGCGCAATCATCCGCGTGGCATTCAATTCGTTCTGGTGAACGGGAAAGTGGTGGTCGAATACGGGAAGCACACCGGAGTCTTAGCGGGACAAGTTCTCAGAAGGCATGCTTGA
- a CDS encoding gluconate 2-dehydrogenase subunit 3 family protein, producing the protein MEMVTPADKHSPGAYAAQVSLFADRIVGTSGSEMKEQWKNGLQPIREESAHTSLDVALAKSAAHEDDPKTDLERFFGELKTMTINGYYTSEIGIHGDLLYQGNTYSTSFPCCTSAKS; encoded by the coding sequence ATGGAAATGGTCACCCCTGCCGATAAGCACTCACCCGGCGCCTATGCGGCGCAAGTGAGTCTTTTTGCTGATCGGATAGTAGGGACGAGCGGCAGCGAGATGAAGGAACAATGGAAGAATGGACTCCAACCGATTCGCGAGGAGTCGGCTCACACCTCGCTCGACGTAGCTCTTGCCAAATCTGCCGCTCATGAAGATGATCCGAAGACGGATCTCGAACGCTTCTTTGGTGAACTCAAGACAATGACCATCAACGGATACTACACGTCAGAGATAGGCATTCACGGCGACTTGCTATATCAAGGCAACACCTATTCGACTTCTTTCCCGTGTTGTACAAGCGCGAAGTCTTAG